The nucleotide sequence TGATATCCATGTAAGCCCTGATGGTGAGTTCGTTTATGCAAGTACACGACTGAAGGGTGATGGTATCACCATCTTCCGTGTAAATGACAATGGCACCTTGACGCGTGTTGGGGCACAGCACACAGGAAAGCATCCACGTAACTTTGCTATTACTCCAAATGGTAAGTACCTCCTCGTTGCCTGCCGTGATGATAACGAGATACAGGTTTACTCACGTGATAAGAGTACTGGGTTGCTTCAAAATACCAATCAGGATATTATTCTTAGCCATCCTGTTTGTGTGAAGTTCTATCCAGAGAAATAGATTCTTTAGGAGTTAAAGGGTTAAGGATTGAAAGGGAGTTAAGGCAATACTTGATTCCCTTTTATTGGAGTTAAGGGGTTAAGGAGTGAAAGGGATTTAAGACAATACTTGATTCCCTTTTGTTGGAGTTAAGGATTGAAAGGGATTTAAGACACACTTGTTTGCTTTCTTTCTGCTTTCCAATGCTTGAAAGTATTTGTCTCGAAGCCTCGGACGGTTGTCCCGAAGCGTCCGGACACATTGTCCGAAGCCTTCGGATAGTTGTTCCGAAACGTTCGGACACTTTGTTCGGAGCATCCGGACGTTTAATTTAGTTGATGAATTGACGAGTTAGACAAGCTTACAAATTGACAAGTTAATGAGTTTGCCGAGTTAACAATTTGCTTGTTTTGAAGACAGAGTAACAAGCAAATTATTCCCAATACTCCCCCTTCTCTGCGGGAGAGAGGGCTGGGGGAGGCTTTAATGAGCCTAATAGGTTTAACGATTTCCTGTATTTAAAGGCATTAAATATCCATTTGTCGTCTTTTTTACGCTCATAATTACTTGTCTATTACTTGCAGATACAAAAGAAAGAATGTATCTTTGCTGTGGTAAAGAAGTATTTTACATAACCTTTTTAATTATTATGCAGATAAGACAATGGCTATATGTTATTCTTTTTATAGTTGTGTTTTCAGCCTGTTCGGATAACAACACAAAGAAGTATGTCATTGGTGTCTCTCAATGTTCTGAAGATATCTGGCGCGATAAACTTAACAACGAACTTGTGATGAGTACCTATCAGCATGACAATGTGAAGCTGAATTTTGCTTCTGCTAATGATAATGACAAATTACAGAAACAACAGATTGACCAGTTTATAAAGGAAAGAGTCAATCTTCTTATTGTATCACCCAATCAGATTCATACCATTTCATCGGTCATAGACAAGGCATATGATGCTGGTATTCCCGTAATCCTTTTTGATCGTAAGACAGATTCCGAGAAGTACACAGCTTTTATTGGAGCCGATAACTATGAGGCTGGGCACGAGATGGGACAGTTCATTGCACGCCAACTCAATGGCAAGGGAAACGTTGTAGAGATAGGCGGACTAAAGGGTTCTTCGCCTGCTATTGAGCGTGACCGTGGCTTTAGGGATGCACTGAAGACTTATCCCGATATTCAGGTTGTCAATCATCGTTATGCTGACTGGCTGCAGAATAGTGGCGAAGCCGTTATGGACAGTATGCTCAAGCAGGACATGAAGATTGATTATGTCTTTGCACAGAATGATCGTATGGCTATCGGTGCGCTGCAAGCGGCAGAGAGGAATGGGATGAAGAGTATAAAGTTTGTTGGTATTGATGCCCTTCCCGGTCCAGGTGGTGGTATGGAGAGCGTGCGCGACGGCAGACTGATGGCTTCCTATATCTATCCAACCCGTGGTGACCTCGTTATGCAACTGGCATTGAATATCTTAGAGAAGAAGTCTTACAAGCGTGATAACTATCTGAAAGGTACACTCGTAACGGGCAATAATGCTAATGCCCTCCTCCTTCAGAACGAGGAAATCATGAAGCAAACAGCACGACTTAAGTCGTTGCATGGAGAGATAGATAATTATCTGGCTCAGTACAACCATCAGAAAGTTTACCTCCTTCTCTTCAGCATCATCGTCTTGCTGCTTGTGGGTATCATGATTTACGTCTATCGAACTGTTGTTGCACGCCATCGGATAGAAGAGGAAACCGTTGCAGCCAAGCTACAGTTCTTTACTAATATCAGTCATGAGCTACGTACACCGCTTACACTGATAGCTGAACCTGTGAACTATATCATTCATGATGATAACCTCAATTCACAACAACGAAGTATGCTTCACATTATACAACGTAATGTAGTTGTTCTGACACAATTGGTTAGTGAGATACTGGATTTTCGTAAAGTGCAGAATGGTAAGATGGAACTTCGCCTCTCCGACTTTAATCTTACGGAAAATATGAAACAATGGATTATGCTCTTCAGCGCCTCTGCGCAGAAGAAGCATATAACTATCAGTATGGAAGCTCCTGATACTATCTTGCTCAGAGCAGACCAAGATAAGATAGAGCGTATCTGCTATAATCTTCTTAGTAATGCTCTAAAATATACGTCTGAAGGTGGAAAAATCTCTCTGCAAGCTATAAAGAAAGACGAACGAGTTATAATTAGTGTGGCAGACAGTGGTTGTGGTATTTCTAACAACGAACTTCCCTATATCTTCGATCGTTTTTATCAAGCTAAGAATGCTGGTCGTGGAACAGGTATCGGATTGGCTATCGTGAA is from Prevotella melaninogenica and encodes:
- a CDS encoding substrate-binding domain-containing protein → MQIRQWLYVILFIVVFSACSDNNTKKYVIGVSQCSEDIWRDKLNNELVMSTYQHDNVKLNFASANDNDKLQKQQIDQFIKERVNLLIVSPNQIHTISSVIDKAYDAGIPVILFDRKTDSEKYTAFIGADNYEAGHEMGQFIARQLNGKGNVVEIGGLKGSSPAIERDRGFRDALKTYPDIQVVNHRYADWLQNSGEAVMDSMLKQDMKIDYVFAQNDRMAIGALQAAERNGMKSIKFVGIDALPGPGGGMESVRDGRLMASYIYPTRGDLVMQLALNILEKKSYKRDNYLKGTLVTGNNANALLLQNEEIMKQTARLKSLHGEIDNYLAQYNHQKVYLLLFSIIVLLLVGIMIYVYRTVVARHRIEEETVAAKLQFFTNISHELRTPLTLIAEPVNYIIHDDNLNSQQRSMLHIIQRNVVVLTQLVSEILDFRKVQNGKMELRLSDFNLTENMKQWIMLFSASAQKKHITISMEAPDTILLRADQDKIERICYNLLSNALKYTSEGGKISLQAIKKDERVIISVADSGCGISNNELPYIFDRFYQAKNAGRGTGIGLAIVKAFTELHHGVVSATSVEGKGSTFSINIPVRQEGTVSKQPTEKVEQLVEPSAIKEIPNQARHIDELVQPHQTDKPEVLIIDDNIDIRTYLRSVLSEKYNVSEASDGKVGLELARKIVPDIVLSDIMMPVMDGLEFCQQLKTDKAISHIPVILLTARSLDEQRAEGYEHGADAYISKPFSLRLLLSRIDNLIESRKKLNQTWSKGVEDDEIGNLSNEIDKSFLKQLRKIIQENLSNSDLSVEQIGDEIGLSRVQLYRKVKALTGYSPVEMLRKARLMRARHLLQTTDKSVSEVAYAVGFSTPSYFSKCYKEEFDLQPAQER